In one Halosimplex halophilum genomic region, the following are encoded:
- the lrpA1 gene encoding HTH-type transcriptional regulator LrpA1, which yields MSAESTEERILSVLEEDAQASYAEIADRVDVSKPTVRKYIQRLEEEEVIVGYSADVDPKKLPGQSIALVGMDVDSGRYVEAVRELKGIPEIEKLYTSSGDHMLMAEVRGPDGDAVGDVIESTIKDIEGVTAAHPSFLQERLK from the coding sequence ATGAGCGCCGAATCGACGGAGGAACGCATCCTCTCCGTGCTGGAGGAGGACGCCCAGGCCTCCTACGCCGAGATCGCGGACCGGGTGGACGTGTCCAAGCCCACCGTCCGCAAGTACATCCAGCGCCTCGAGGAGGAGGAGGTCATCGTCGGCTACTCCGCGGACGTGGACCCGAAGAAACTGCCGGGCCAGTCGATCGCCCTCGTGGGGATGGACGTCGACAGCGGCCGCTACGTCGAGGCCGTCCGCGAGCTGAAGGGGATCCCCGAGATCGAGAAGCTGTACACCTCCAGCGGCGACCACATGCTGATGGCCGAGGTGCGCGGTCCCGACGGCGACGCCGTCGGGGACGTGATCGAGTCGACGATCAAGGACATCGAGGGCGTCACGGCCGCCCACCCCTCCTTTCTCCAGGAACGGCTGAAGTAA
- a CDS encoding thiamine pyrophosphate-dependent enzyme, translating to MSAFSAIGEQREAEEDEFTPGIEPQPTWCPGCGDFAVNNALKKAMARLGKNPDEVLLCTGIGCSGKLNSYFESYGFHTIHGRSLPVARAAKLANPGVEVVAAGGDGDGYGIGGNHFMHTARENHDMTYIVFNNEIFGLTKGQTSPTSPKGHKSKTQPSGSAKDPVRPLSLSLASGASYVARTAAVNPNQAADIIAEAVEHDGFAHVDFLTQCPTWNKDARQYVPYTDVQDSDDYDFDVTDRQEAGEMMYEVESKLYEGEVLTGRFYRDEDRRSYGEEKRATGEMPEEPLAERYYDEDAEWERCAEQLIDKHT from the coding sequence ATGAGTGCATTCAGCGCCATCGGCGAACAGCGAGAGGCCGAGGAAGACGAGTTCACACCCGGGATCGAGCCCCAGCCCACGTGGTGTCCGGGCTGTGGCGACTTCGCGGTGAACAACGCCCTGAAGAAGGCGATGGCCCGGCTCGGGAAGAACCCCGACGAGGTCCTGCTGTGTACGGGCATCGGCTGTTCGGGCAAGCTGAACAGCTACTTCGAGAGCTACGGCTTCCACACCATCCACGGGCGGTCGCTGCCCGTGGCGCGGGCGGCCAAGCTCGCCAACCCCGGCGTCGAGGTCGTCGCGGCCGGCGGCGACGGCGACGGCTACGGGATCGGCGGGAACCACTTCATGCACACCGCCCGCGAGAACCACGACATGACCTACATCGTGTTCAACAACGAGATCTTCGGCCTCACCAAGGGCCAGACCTCGCCGACGAGCCCGAAGGGTCACAAGTCCAAGACCCAGCCCAGCGGGTCGGCCAAGGACCCGGTCCGGCCGCTCAGCCTGTCGCTGGCCTCCGGGGCCTCCTACGTTGCCCGCACGGCGGCGGTCAACCCCAACCAGGCCGCGGACATCATCGCCGAGGCCGTCGAACACGACGGGTTCGCCCACGTCGACTTCCTGACCCAGTGTCCGACCTGGAACAAGGACGCCCGCCAGTACGTCCCCTACACGGACGTGCAGGACTCCGACGACTACGACTTCGACGTGACCGACCGCCAGGAGGCCGGCGAGATGATGTACGAGGTCGAGTCGAAGCTCTACGAGGGCGAGGTGCTGACCGGTCGCTTCTACCGCGACGAGGACCGCCGCTCCTACGGCGAGGAGAAGCGCGCGACGGGCGAGATGCCCGAGGAGCCGCTGGCCGAGCGCTACTACGACGAGGACGCCGAGTGGGAGCGCTGCGCCGAGCAGCTCATCGACAAGCATACATAG
- a CDS encoding 2-oxoacid:acceptor oxidoreductase subunit alpha gives MTDQELIWRIAGGSGDGIDSNSRYFAKALMRSGLDVFTHRHYPSRIRGGHTYVEVRATPDGAASRGDGYNFLLALGDSFARNPSEDAYYGNEELKPLTENLDDLREGGIIVYDSGLIDDEQVEEINLEERAEENGWHVYPVDLRGIAKEHGREIMRNNAGIGVTAALLDMDTSEYEGIMEEMWEEDILEANLAVIQDGYEQAQEFDQTHDLSIPDHDGPDEEQALVSGSDAIAYGALDAGCRFISGYPMTPWTDVFTIMSQNLPKFGGISEQVEDEIAAASLALGASHAGVKAMSGSSGGGFALMSEPLGLAEMSETPVVLVEAMRAGPSTGMPTKPEQADLEHVLYTSQGDSSRVVLAPGDQQECYEQIRTAFELAYDYQIPAILVYDQKLQGELRNVDASFFDREPDADPGSVITEEEIAEAAEHHAGKFKRFQYDADDGKEGVSPRSVPGQKGGRFLATGNEHNEAGHISEDPTNRVLQMDRRLGKLASIREELDEKGNQTHHGPEEAEYGIMCWGSHQGTVFEAVDRLNDAGHSVKAIGVSDLMPYPKEEVSAFLESVEECLVVEMNATAQFRGLTQKELGRFGPKLSSLLKYNGNPFEPAEIVEGFESSIEGEELAVSNMKYVPAAGD, from the coding sequence ATGACAGATCAGGAACTAATATGGCGGATTGCGGGTGGTTCCGGCGACGGTATCGACAGCAACAGTCGGTACTTCGCCAAGGCCCTCATGCGGTCGGGGCTCGACGTATTCACACACCGACACTATCCGTCCCGGATTCGGGGCGGCCACACGTACGTGGAGGTGCGGGCGACCCCGGACGGGGCGGCCTCGCGCGGGGACGGCTACAACTTCCTCCTCGCGCTCGGTGACAGTTTCGCGCGGAACCCCTCGGAAGACGCCTACTACGGCAACGAGGAACTGAAACCGCTCACGGAGAACTTAGACGACCTCCGCGAGGGCGGCATCATCGTCTACGACTCGGGGCTCATCGACGACGAGCAGGTCGAGGAGATCAACCTCGAAGAGCGCGCCGAGGAGAACGGCTGGCACGTCTATCCCGTCGACCTGCGCGGCATCGCGAAGGAACACGGCCGCGAGATCATGCGCAACAACGCGGGGATCGGCGTCACCGCGGCGCTGCTCGACATGGACACCTCGGAGTACGAGGGAATCATGGAGGAGATGTGGGAGGAAGACATCCTCGAGGCCAACCTCGCGGTCATCCAGGACGGCTACGAGCAGGCCCAGGAGTTCGACCAGACCCACGACCTCTCCATCCCGGACCACGACGGGCCCGACGAGGAGCAGGCGCTGGTCTCGGGGTCGGACGCCATCGCCTACGGGGCCCTGGACGCCGGCTGTCGGTTCATCTCGGGGTACCCCATGACGCCGTGGACGGACGTGTTCACGATCATGTCCCAGAACCTGCCGAAGTTCGGCGGGATCTCCGAGCAGGTCGAGGACGAGATCGCCGCCGCGTCGCTGGCGCTCGGTGCCAGCCACGCCGGCGTCAAGGCGATGTCCGGCTCGTCCGGCGGCGGGTTCGCGCTGATGAGCGAGCCGCTCGGCCTCGCGGAGATGTCCGAGACGCCGGTCGTGCTCGTCGAGGCGATGCGCGCCGGGCCCTCGACCGGGATGCCGACCAAGCCCGAGCAGGCCGACCTCGAACACGTCCTCTACACGAGCCAGGGCGACTCCAGCCGCGTCGTGCTGGCGCCCGGCGACCAGCAGGAGTGTTACGAGCAGATCCGGACCGCCTTCGAGCTGGCCTACGACTACCAGATCCCGGCGATCCTCGTCTACGACCAGAAGCTCCAGGGCGAACTGCGCAACGTCGACGCGAGCTTCTTCGACCGCGAGCCCGACGCGGACCCGGGCTCGGTCATCACGGAGGAGGAGATCGCCGAGGCCGCCGAGCACCACGCGGGCAAGTTCAAGCGCTTCCAGTACGACGCCGACGACGGCAAGGAGGGCGTCAGCCCCCGCTCGGTGCCCGGCCAGAAGGGCGGGCGCTTCCTCGCGACCGGCAACGAGCACAACGAGGCCGGCCACATCAGCGAGGACCCGACGAACCGCGTCCTGCAGATGGACCGTCGCCTGGGCAAGCTCGCGTCCATCCGCGAGGAGCTCGACGAGAAGGGCAACCAGACCCACCACGGTCCCGAGGAGGCGGAGTACGGGATCATGTGCTGGGGCAGCCACCAGGGCACGGTCTTCGAGGCCGTCGACCGGCTCAACGACGCCGGCCACTCGGTCAAGGCCATCGGCGTCAGCGACCTGATGCCCTACCCCAAGGAGGAGGTCAGCGCGTTCCTCGAATCGGTCGAGGAGTGTCTCGTCGTCGAGATGAACGCGACCGCGCAGTTCCGCGGGCTGACCCAGAAGGAGCTCGGTCGCTTCGGGCCGAAGCTCTCCAGCCTGCTGAAGTACAACGGCAACCCGTTCGAGCCCGCGGAGATCGTCGAGGGCTTCGAGTCCAGCATCGAGGGCGAGGAACTCGCGGTGAGCAACATGAAGTACGTACCAGCGGCAGGTGACTAA
- a CDS encoding sensor histidine kinase — translation MIRRTLAVGSVALTGLALVAGAASSAAGAGGDGIGLALVALGAVLGTAIVAGAAYLYRSDVATVHTARIAGWNLLGVALLGVILALARAAPGASIPAYVVVDVLGVSSVAHLLIGYNDVRRIRAEELARQRRTLAVVNRLTRHNLRNRTQVLTGHASLLAEELDDPDHRTAAETVRDTARDLAEIDGELETIQTALNRDSPDRSVDLSALVEEVLDPYREAHPDGTFESDVPDGFTVYGDEQLRTAVEHLVENAVEHGSASPDSRAPEDADGASSGEPSVAGAPEEAVEHGDSGSPYVRVAAETDGDSAEIRVSDRGPGVPADEVAVLDGDRDISQLEHGSGLGLWVAKTVAERYGGDLAVENGDRGATVSLGVRAA, via the coding sequence ATGATCCGACGGACTCTCGCGGTCGGGAGCGTGGCCCTGACGGGGCTGGCGCTGGTCGCCGGGGCGGCCTCCAGCGCCGCCGGTGCGGGCGGCGACGGCATCGGCCTCGCCCTCGTGGCGCTGGGGGCGGTGCTCGGCACCGCCATCGTCGCCGGGGCGGCGTACCTCTACCGCAGCGACGTGGCCACGGTACACACGGCGCGTATCGCCGGCTGGAACCTCCTCGGGGTCGCGCTGCTGGGCGTCATCCTGGCGCTCGCCCGGGCGGCGCCCGGAGCCTCGATTCCGGCCTACGTCGTCGTCGACGTGCTCGGCGTGAGCTCCGTCGCGCACCTGCTCATCGGGTACAACGACGTGCGCCGCATCCGCGCCGAGGAGCTCGCCCGCCAGCGCCGCACCCTCGCCGTCGTCAACCGGCTCACCCGCCACAACCTCCGCAACCGCACCCAGGTCCTCACCGGCCACGCGTCGCTGCTCGCCGAGGAGCTGGACGACCCCGACCACCGGACCGCCGCCGAGACCGTCCGCGACACCGCCCGCGACCTCGCGGAGATCGACGGGGAGCTCGAGACCATCCAGACCGCGCTCAACCGCGACTCGCCGGACCGGTCGGTCGATCTCTCCGCGCTCGTCGAGGAGGTGCTCGACCCCTACCGCGAGGCCCACCCCGACGGCACGTTCGAGTCCGACGTGCCCGACGGGTTCACCGTCTACGGCGACGAACAACTGCGGACCGCGGTCGAACACCTCGTCGAGAACGCCGTGGAACACGGTTCCGCGAGCCCTGATTCGCGGGCTCCCGAGGACGCCGACGGAGCGAGCTCCGGCGAGCCTTCGGTCGCTGGCGCTCCCGAGGAGGCCGTCGAGCACGGCGACTCCGGGTCGCCGTACGTCCGGGTCGCCGCCGAGACCGACGGCGACAGCGCCGAGATCCGGGTCTCCGACCGCGGTCCGGGCGTCCCGGCCGACGAGGTCGCCGTCCTCGACGGCGACCGGGACATCTCACAGCTCGAACACGGCTCCGGGCTGGGCCTGTGGGTCGCGAAGACGGTCGCGGAGCGGTACGGCGGCGACCTCGCCGTCGAGAACGGCGACCGCGGCGCGACGGTCTCGCTCGGTGTCCGGGCGGCGTGA
- a CDS encoding acyl-CoA dehydrogenase family protein, which yields MELLDDRPVPEEAHDVKRQAREFAAEHIAPNAQAYFESGEYPREVLEAGMDAGLVAQDIGEEYGGEGFSLQQVLAIAEEFYRADAGIALTLQLASFGAEILEEHGDEELKEEFLRPVAENEQITGLAVSEPDTGSDLAGMTTTAEKEGDEYVLNGEKYWIGNGVEADWVTVYAKTGDDENNRYGNYSLFVVPTDADGYEAEHIPEKMAFRASKQAHLTLEDCRVPEEYLIGVEGAGFYMLAEFFNHGRVVVGGHGIGMAAAAIEEAWEFVHDREAFGRSVDEFQAVQHKLADMRTEFEAARALTWRAADQVAESDDAGFWAAMAKLKATETANDCAQKAMQLHGGRSVLHDRRIARVYRDVRVPVIYEGANDIQRNLVYNQAPK from the coding sequence ATGGAACTGCTGGACGACCGTCCGGTCCCCGAGGAAGCGCACGACGTGAAGCGACAGGCCCGCGAGTTCGCCGCCGAGCACATCGCGCCGAACGCCCAGGCGTACTTCGAGTCGGGCGAGTACCCGCGGGAGGTGCTGGAGGCGGGGATGGACGCCGGGCTGGTCGCCCAGGACATCGGCGAGGAGTACGGCGGCGAGGGGTTCTCGCTGCAGCAGGTGCTGGCCATCGCCGAGGAGTTCTACCGCGCCGACGCCGGGATCGCGCTGACGCTGCAGCTGGCCAGTTTCGGCGCCGAGATCCTCGAAGAGCACGGCGACGAGGAGCTGAAAGAGGAGTTCCTCCGGCCGGTCGCCGAGAACGAACAGATCACCGGCCTCGCCGTCTCCGAGCCCGACACCGGGAGCGACCTCGCCGGGATGACGACGACCGCCGAGAAAGAGGGCGACGAGTACGTCCTGAACGGCGAGAAGTACTGGATCGGCAACGGCGTCGAGGCCGACTGGGTGACCGTCTACGCGAAGACGGGCGACGACGAGAACAACCGGTACGGCAACTACTCGCTGTTCGTCGTCCCCACCGACGCCGACGGCTACGAGGCCGAGCACATCCCGGAGAAGATGGCCTTCCGGGCGTCGAAACAGGCCCACCTCACGCTAGAGGACTGCCGGGTGCCGGAGGAGTACCTGATCGGCGTCGAGGGCGCGGGCTTCTACATGCTCGCGGAGTTCTTCAACCACGGCCGCGTCGTGGTCGGCGGCCACGGCATCGGGATGGCGGCGGCGGCCATCGAGGAGGCGTGGGAATTCGTCCACGACCGGGAGGCGTTCGGCCGCTCGGTCGACGAGTTCCAGGCCGTCCAGCACAAGCTGGCGGACATGCGGACCGAGTTCGAGGCCGCCCGCGCGCTGACCTGGCGGGCCGCAGACCAGGTGGCCGAGAGCGACGACGCCGGCTTCTGGGCGGCGATGGCGAAGCTCAAGGCCACCGAGACGGCCAACGACTGCGCCCAGAAGGCGATGCAACTGCACGGCGGCCGCTCGGTGCTCCACGACCGCCGGATCGCCCGCGTCTACCGCGACGTGCGCGTGCCGGTCATCTACGAGGGGGCCAACGACATCCAGCGCAACCTCGTGTACAACCAGGCGCCGAAGTAG
- a CDS encoding calcium/sodium antiporter, translating into MVAALLRDVALVAVGVAGLWVGAGQFVTGASRLAGRLGVSGLVIGLTVVSFGTSAPELAVTVDAALTGEADISVGNVVGSNVVNLGVVLGGTALVRRLPVDADLVRRDGVLMVLTVVALLAVLRDLTVTRAEGALLVAGLAGYVLLLARTDGDAAGPAVEPDPFRRSDVARLLGGLAVVVVAAHLLVVGAVSTAADLGVSEWAIGATVVALGTSTPELVTSVAAAARGEADLAAGNVVGSCVFNVLGVLGAASVLQPLTVGPAAFTGALWLLSVSVVATGLLWSRRALSRPEGALLVALNAVDWVVAFLGR; encoded by the coding sequence ATGGTCGCGGCACTCCTGCGCGACGTCGCCCTGGTAGCGGTCGGCGTGGCCGGCCTGTGGGTCGGCGCCGGCCAGTTCGTCACGGGCGCGAGCCGGCTCGCCGGCCGGCTCGGCGTCTCCGGGCTCGTCATCGGGCTCACCGTGGTCTCGTTCGGGACCTCGGCGCCGGAGCTGGCGGTCACCGTCGACGCGGCGCTGACCGGCGAGGCCGACATCTCGGTCGGCAACGTCGTCGGCTCGAACGTCGTCAACCTCGGCGTCGTCCTCGGCGGGACGGCGCTGGTCCGCCGGCTGCCCGTCGACGCCGACCTGGTGCGCCGGGACGGCGTCCTGATGGTCCTGACGGTGGTCGCCCTGCTCGCGGTCCTCCGCGACCTGACCGTCACCCGGGCCGAGGGCGCCCTGCTGGTCGCCGGGCTCGCCGGCTACGTGCTCCTGCTCGCCCGGACCGACGGGGACGCGGCCGGCCCGGCCGTCGAGCCGGACCCGTTCCGGCGGTCCGACGTGGCGCGACTGCTCGGCGGCCTCGCCGTCGTGGTCGTCGCCGCGCACCTCCTCGTGGTCGGGGCGGTGAGTACCGCGGCGGACCTGGGCGTCTCGGAGTGGGCCATCGGCGCGACGGTGGTCGCGCTTGGCACGTCGACGCCGGAGCTTGTCACCTCCGTCGCGGCCGCCGCCCGCGGGGAGGCGGACCTGGCGGCCGGCAACGTCGTCGGCAGCTGCGTCTTCAACGTGCTCGGGGTGCTCGGAGCGGCGAGCGTCCTCCAGCCGCTGACCGTCGGCCCGGCGGCGTTCACGGGGGCGCTCTGGCTGCTGAGCGTCTCCGTCGTCGCGACCGGCCTGCTGTGGTCGCGCCGCGCCCTCTCCCGGCCGGAGGGCGCCCTGCTGGTCGCGCTGAACGCCGTCGACTGGGTGGTCGCGTTCCTCGGCCGGTGA
- a CDS encoding chemotaxis protein CheC: MSLKIDIRKLGLFNRMAKEGGNTVADHLSQMTGMETEMEITKINFIDIPDIKTHVGHAEQIGISIEMVEPPHGHILFLLEAGSAKELARGMIGDMGETDPNARGFTDMERSAIQEIGNIMTSGFIDGWANVLDTTIDIGPPSFIFGPGSGMVDDLVGDRESDMALMFDSHVQAPDSNVDVKVYTFPELEELVALMQQIEV; the protein is encoded by the coding sequence ATGAGTCTGAAGATAGATATCCGGAAGCTCGGGTTGTTCAACAGGATGGCGAAGGAGGGCGGGAACACGGTCGCGGACCACCTCAGCCAGATGACGGGGATGGAGACGGAGATGGAGATCACCAAGATCAACTTCATCGATATCCCGGACATCAAGACCCACGTCGGCCACGCCGAGCAGATCGGCATCAGCATCGAGATGGTCGAACCCCCCCACGGCCACATCCTCTTTCTCCTCGAAGCGGGCAGCGCGAAGGAGCTCGCCCGCGGGATGATCGGCGACATGGGCGAGACCGACCCCAACGCCCGCGGGTTCACGGACATGGAGCGGTCGGCGATCCAGGAGATCGGCAACATCATGACCTCCGGGTTCATCGACGGCTGGGCGAACGTCCTCGACACGACCATCGACATCGGCCCGCCGTCGTTCATCTTCGGCCCCGGGTCCGGGATGGTCGACGACCTCGTCGGCGACCGCGAGAGCGACATGGCGCTGATGTTCGACTCGCACGTCCAGGCGCCCGACTCCAACGTCGACGTGAAGGTCTACACCTTCCCCGAACTGGAGGAGCTGGTCGCGCTCATGCAGCAGATCGAGGTCTGA
- a CDS encoding O-methyltransferase, whose translation MADYEVSEFLESYATALGPEPDEILTEMGAQAREEGFPYVGPAVGGWLAMLARLTDAERVFEFGSGFGYSAYWFARELPADGEVVLTEIDAGELDQAREYMRRGGLADRAAFEHGDAIETVDDYEGPFDAVLVDCQKERYAEAFEAVRDKVAPGGVVVADNVVAGGSIDAGDLRAYFEDGGRAGGADRSGMDGMTEGIADYLDAVAAADAFETALLPLGEGVSVSQRER comes from the coding sequence ATGGCCGACTACGAGGTATCCGAGTTCCTCGAATCGTACGCGACCGCGCTGGGGCCCGAGCCCGACGAGATACTCACGGAGATGGGCGCGCAGGCCCGCGAGGAGGGATTCCCCTACGTCGGGCCGGCCGTGGGCGGGTGGCTGGCGATGCTCGCCCGCCTGACCGACGCCGAGCGGGTCTTCGAGTTCGGGTCGGGGTTCGGCTACTCGGCGTACTGGTTCGCCCGCGAACTCCCCGCCGACGGCGAGGTCGTCCTCACGGAGATCGACGCGGGCGAACTCGACCAGGCCCGCGAGTACATGCGCCGGGGCGGCCTCGCGGACCGGGCGGCGTTCGAACACGGCGACGCCATCGAGACGGTCGACGACTACGAGGGGCCGTTCGACGCGGTGCTGGTCGACTGCCAGAAGGAGCGCTACGCCGAGGCGTTCGAGGCGGTCCGCGACAAGGTCGCGCCGGGCGGGGTCGTGGTCGCGGACAACGTCGTCGCCGGCGGCTCGATCGACGCCGGCGACCTGCGTGCGTACTTCGAGGACGGCGGGCGGGCCGGCGGCGCGGACCGCTCGGGGATGGACGGGATGACTGAAGGGATCGCGGACTACCTCGACGCCGTCGCCGCGGCCGACGCCTTCGAGACGGCGCTGTTGCCGCTCGGCGAGGGCGTCTCGGTCAGCCAGCGGGAGCGGTAA